The proteins below are encoded in one region of Pacificitalea manganoxidans:
- a CDS encoding ATP-binding protein, with translation MSPPPAPAPDLGGAEAFVWHVSPDRLIPVEKVSRVALDLLIGVDRSRDTLLENTLYFARGYPANNALLWGSRGMGKSSLVKAIHAEVVRQGHPLKIVEVQREDLPSIGRLLTILRASSARVLLFCDDLSFSHDDQHYKSLKAVLDGGIEGRPENVVFYATSNRRHLMPRDMIENERSTSINPSEAVEEKVSLSDRFGLWLGFHPCSQDDYLAMIRGYCAAHGLEIDEAEMRAEAIEWQATRGARSGRVAWQYFTDLAGRRGLPITG, from the coding sequence ATGTCGCCGCCGCCCGCCCCGGCGCCCGATCTGGGTGGGGCAGAGGCATTCGTCTGGCATGTCTCCCCTGATCGGCTGATCCCGGTGGAAAAGGTCAGCCGCGTCGCGCTTGACCTGCTGATCGGCGTGGATCGGTCGCGCGATACGCTGCTGGAGAACACGCTATATTTCGCCCGTGGTTATCCTGCCAACAATGCGCTTCTTTGGGGCTCGCGCGGCATGGGGAAATCCTCGCTGGTCAAGGCGATCCACGCCGAGGTTGTCCGCCAGGGACACCCGCTGAAGATCGTCGAGGTCCAGCGCGAGGATCTGCCCTCTATCGGGCGCCTGCTTACCATCTTGCGGGCCTCGTCCGCGCGGGTGCTGCTGTTTTGCGATGACCTGTCGTTCAGCCATGACGACCAGCATTACAAATCGCTGAAGGCCGTTCTGGATGGCGGGATCGAGGGCCGACCCGAGAACGTGGTGTTCTATGCCACTTCCAATCGGCGCCACCTGATGCCCCGCGACATGATCGAGAACGAACGCTCGACCTCCATCAACCCGTCCGAGGCGGTGGAGGAAAAAGTGTCTCTATCAGATCGGTTCGGCCTCTGGCTGGGCTTCCATCCCTGTTCGCAGGACGACTACCTGGCCATGATCCGGGGCTATTGCGCGGCGCATGGGCTGGAGATCGATGAGGCCGAAATGCGGGCCGAAGCGATCGAATGGCAGGCAACGCGGGGTGCCCGTTCGGGCCGCGTCGCTTGGCAGTATTTCACCGACCTTGCCGGGCGCCGGGGGCTGCCGATCACCGGCTGA
- a CDS encoding fucose isomerase: MTRIALVVSGDLRESANTTCWPAQKAMEDKLTDVLAAQGHELWRAHPVKPEGHGFISSQREGMDVFAGIDPDMPLIVAEAVWQYSHHVLPGLTTHRGPILTVANWEGEFPGLVGMLNLNGSLTKAGITYSTLWSRDFDDAFFRDGLAQWLETGRVTHSPDHVRPFDICHVSAEDRALARDIATEWKRDKLIMGIFDEGCMGMYNAIIPDEMLMPLGIFKERLSQSALYHAATQVPLEEGRAAYDWMCARGMTFHFGVNPATELTEGQVIDQCRMYVAAVRMADEFGCAAIGIQYQQGLKDLWPASDLVEGMLNNSERPPVTRADGTVIAEGQPIVHFNEVDECAGLDALMINRVHGALGQPVETTLHDLRWGDADESGTVDGFVWVFEISGAAPPAHHPGGWAGSESLRQPAMFFPAGGGSLKGYARPGDIVWSRVYIEDGRLKMDIGRGEAVALPDAESERRSRATSYEWPIMHAVLSGVDRDAMMGRHKANHVQVAYAEDQAAARRAVMARAALAQELGLEVSLCGDI, translated from the coding sequence ATGACCCGTATCGCCCTCGTCGTCAGCGGCGACCTGCGTGAAAGCGCCAACACCACCTGCTGGCCAGCGCAGAAAGCCATGGAAGACAAGCTGACCGACGTGCTTGCCGCGCAGGGCCACGAATTGTGGCGCGCCCATCCCGTGAAGCCCGAAGGCCACGGCTTCATCTCGTCCCAGCGTGAGGGGATGGACGTGTTCGCAGGCATCGACCCCGATATGCCGCTCATCGTGGCCGAGGCCGTGTGGCAGTATTCGCACCACGTCCTGCCCGGCCTGACCACCCATCGCGGGCCGATCCTGACCGTTGCGAACTGGGAAGGCGAGTTTCCCGGTCTGGTGGGGATGCTGAACCTCAACGGATCGCTCACCAAGGCAGGGATCACCTATTCCACGCTGTGGAGCCGCGATTTCGACGACGCGTTTTTCCGCGACGGGCTGGCCCAGTGGCTGGAAACCGGCCGGGTCACGCATAGCCCCGACCATGTCCGTCCGTTCGACATCTGTCATGTCAGCGCCGAGGACCGCGCACTGGCCCGCGATATCGCGACCGAATGGAAGCGCGACAAGCTGATCATGGGCATTTTCGACGAGGGCTGCATGGGCATGTATAATGCCATCATCCCCGACGAAATGCTGATGCCGCTGGGTATCTTCAAGGAACGCCTGTCGCAATCCGCGCTCTACCACGCCGCGACCCAAGTGCCGCTGGAAGAAGGCCGTGCCGCCTATGACTGGATGTGCGCGCGGGGCATGACCTTCCATTTCGGGGTCAACCCGGCGACGGAACTGACCGAAGGACAGGTGATCGACCAGTGCCGGATGTATGTCGCCGCCGTGCGAATGGCGGATGAGTTCGGCTGCGCGGCGATCGGCATTCAGTATCAGCAGGGGCTGAAGGATCTCTGGCCCGCCTCCGATCTGGTGGAGGGGATGCTGAACAATTCCGAACGCCCGCCGGTGACCCGCGCCGATGGCACGGTCATTGCCGAAGGCCAGCCGATTGTGCATTTCAACGAAGTGGACGAATGCGCCGGGCTCGACGCGCTGATGATTAACCGGGTGCATGGCGCGCTGGGGCAGCCGGTGGAGACCACGCTGCATGATCTGCGCTGGGGCGATGCGGACGAAAGCGGCACGGTCGATGGCTTTGTCTGGGTGTTCGAGATTTCCGGCGCGGCCCCGCCCGCCCATCACCCCGGCGGCTGGGCCGGATCGGAAAGCCTGCGCCAGCCTGCGATGTTCTTCCCCGCAGGCGGCGGCTCGCTTAAAGGCTATGCGCGCCCCGGCGATATCGTCTGGAGCCGCGTCTATATCGAGGATGGCCGGTTGAAGATGGATATCGGCCGCGGCGAAGCCGTCGCCCTGCCCGACGCCGAAAGCGAACGCCGCTCCCGCGCGACAAGCTACGAATGGCCGATCATGCATGCGGTGCTGTCGGGCGTGGATCGCGACGCGATGATGGGTCGTCACAAGGCCAATCATGTGCAGGTCGCCTATGCCGAGGATCAAGCCGCCGCCCGACGCGCTGTCATGGCCCGCGCGGCGCTGGCGCAGGAACTGGGTCTGGAGGTTAGCCTCTGCGGCGACATCTAA
- a CDS encoding MFS transporter translates to MIQVLVSTWALLLGILLLLVGNGVQGTLLGVRGGIEGFSTLAMSIVMSGYFVGFLGGSRLAPAMIRRVGHIRVFAALGSMISAILILYPAFAHPISWTLGRILIGFCFSAVYVTAESWLNNSVDNANRGKALSLYMITQSAGIVIAQGLLVLGDPSGFILFVIPSVLVSISFTPILLSVAPTPAFATTKPMSLRQLYSISPLGCIGIFLLGGMYSAMLGMASVFGSAAGLSVAQISSFVAALYLGGLCCQFPIGWMSDRLDRRGLILWISVIGAAVSALGMMFGASSYVVLLIVAFGVGGMTNPLYALLIAYTNDYLDPEDMAAASGGLLFLNGLGAIAGPILTGWIMAQVGPYGFFLFIGLLMAALALYAAWRMTQRQSPSSVETVSYAPILPSATPVVAELVQEVFIENQEEVVSDAQDAAELEYAEREAAGGR, encoded by the coding sequence ATGATCCAGGTTCTTGTCAGCACATGGGCGCTGCTGCTCGGTATTCTTCTGCTGCTCGTCGGCAACGGTGTGCAGGGCACGCTGCTTGGTGTGCGCGGGGGTATCGAAGGGTTTTCGACCCTTGCGATGTCCATCGTCATGTCTGGCTACTTCGTAGGTTTTCTGGGCGGCTCGCGGCTGGCACCGGCTATGATCCGGCGCGTCGGACATATCCGCGTGTTCGCGGCGCTCGGCTCGATGATCTCGGCGATCCTGATCCTGTATCCCGCTTTTGCTCATCCGATCAGCTGGACGCTGGGGCGCATCCTGATCGGGTTCTGTTTCTCGGCGGTCTATGTGACGGCGGAAAGCTGGCTGAACAACTCCGTCGACAATGCCAACCGGGGCAAGGCGCTGTCGCTCTATATGATCACCCAAAGCGCGGGCATCGTCATAGCGCAGGGGTTGCTGGTGCTGGGCGATCCGTCGGGGTTCATCCTGTTCGTGATCCCGTCGGTGCTGGTGTCGATCTCGTTCACGCCGATTTTGCTCAGCGTGGCGCCCACGCCCGCCTTCGCGACCACCAAGCCGATGAGCCTGCGGCAGCTATATTCGATCTCGCCCTTGGGCTGCATTGGGATTTTCCTGCTGGGCGGGATGTATTCGGCGATGTTGGGCATGGCGTCGGTCTTTGGCTCCGCGGCGGGGCTGTCTGTGGCGCAGATCTCCAGCTTCGTTGCGGCGCTCTATCTGGGCGGGCTGTGCTGTCAGTTCCCCATCGGCTGGATGTCTGACCGGCTGGACCGGCGTGGATTGATCCTGTGGATTTCAGTAATCGGCGCGGCGGTTTCCGCGCTTGGCATGATGTTCGGGGCCAGCAGCTATGTCGTGCTGCTGATCGTGGCCTTTGGCGTCGGCGGGATGACCAACCCGCTTTACGCGCTGCTCATCGCCTACACGAACGACTATCTCGACCCCGAGGATATGGCCGCCGCATCAGGCGGGTTGCTGTTTCTGAACGGGCTCGGCGCGATCGCGGGCCCGATCCTGACCGGTTGGATCATGGCGCAGGTCGGACCCTATGGCTTCTTCCTGTTTATCGGGTTGCTGATGGCCGCGCTTGCCCTCTACGCCGCATGGCGGATGACACAGCGTCAGTCGCCCTCCAGCGTCGAAACGGTCAGCTACGCGCCAATCCTGCCCTCGGCCACCCCCGTTGTGGCCGAGCTGGTGCAGGAGGTGTTCATCGAAAATCAGGAGGAGGTCGTGTCCGATGCGCAGGACGCGGCGGAGTTGGAATACGCGGAACGGGAGGCGGCCGGGGGCCGCTGA
- the tatC gene encoding twin-arginine translocase subunit TatC produces the protein MTTQSDDIEDSAAPLIEHLAELRTRLIRAVIAFFIAMCLCFFVAEPLLDILVQPIADVLRARGEDPRLIFTAPQEKFFVLIRISLIGGLGLSFPVIAHQLWRFVAPGLYKSEKNAFLPFVIASPLLFLAGAAFAHLVVTPLAMNFFIGFSDAVPALASLIAGEDVAPVVDTPANDELRTVFLGSVRESLDLSLKFIMAFGICFQLPVLLTLMGKAGLVSAAGLKNVRKYAIVGILVLAALVTPPDVITQVILFVVVYSLYEVSILLVARVERKRLARLRAEGLLDEDEEL, from the coding sequence ATGACCACCCAATCCGACGACATCGAAGACAGCGCCGCCCCGCTGATCGAGCATCTGGCAGAGCTGCGCACCCGGCTGATCCGCGCCGTAATCGCGTTCTTCATTGCGATGTGTCTGTGTTTTTTCGTGGCCGAGCCGCTGCTCGATATTCTGGTGCAGCCCATCGCCGACGTGTTGCGCGCCCGGGGCGAAGACCCGCGCCTGATCTTTACCGCGCCGCAGGAGAAGTTCTTTGTCCTGATCCGGATCTCGCTGATCGGCGGTCTTGGCCTGTCATTCCCGGTCATCGCGCATCAGCTGTGGCGATTCGTGGCGCCTGGCCTCTACAAATCCGAAAAGAACGCGTTTCTGCCCTTTGTCATCGCCTCGCCGCTGCTGTTTCTGGCGGGCGCCGCCTTTGCGCATCTGGTGGTGACGCCGCTGGCGATGAACTTCTTTATCGGGTTCTCGGACGCGGTTCCGGCGCTAGCCAGCCTGATCGCGGGGGAGGATGTCGCCCCAGTGGTCGATACGCCCGCAAATGACGAATTGCGCACGGTGTTTCTGGGCTCGGTCCGGGAATCGCTCGATCTGTCGCTGAAATTCATCATGGCCTTCGGCATCTGCTTCCAGCTTCCGGTTCTGCTGACGCTGATGGGCAAGGCAGGGCTAGTGTCTGCCGCAGGTCTGAAGAACGTGCGCAAATACGCCATTGTCGGCATCTTGGTGCTGGCTGCGCTGGTGACGCCGCCGGATGTGATCACGCAGGTGATCCTTTTTGTTGTGGTCTACAGCCTCTACGAAGTGTCGATCCTGCTGGTCGCGCGGGTTGAGCGGAAGCGTCTGGCCCGTTTGCGCGCCGAGGGTCTGCTGGACGAGGACGAAGAGCTGTGA
- a CDS encoding DUF924 family protein, with translation MTTPQEVLEFWLDDTGPEGWYRQSEALDTEIRQRFESAWQQARQGGLREWRCSPRGALAYIVLTDQFPRNMFRGDARAFATDRLALRAAYSAIHANQDLMIEEPERQFFYLPYMHSELSVAQDRAVRLFMTRMPDTGGANLRHARAHREVIRKFGRFPYRNSALSRTMERREKRWLDETGYAGELNALD, from the coding sequence ATGACGACCCCGCAGGAAGTGCTGGAATTCTGGCTCGACGATACTGGTCCAGAAGGGTGGTATCGGCAGAGCGAGGCGCTCGACACCGAGATACGCCAACGGTTTGAGTCCGCGTGGCAGCAGGCCAGGCAAGGCGGCTTGCGGGAGTGGCGATGCAGCCCGCGTGGGGCGTTGGCCTATATCGTTCTTACCGACCAGTTCCCCCGGAACATGTTTCGCGGCGATGCCCGTGCCTTTGCCACCGACCGGCTGGCCCTGCGCGCGGCTTATAGCGCCATCCATGCCAATCAGGATCTGATGATCGAGGAGCCGGAGCGCCAGTTCTTCTATCTGCCCTATATGCATTCCGAACTGTCGGTGGCGCAGGATCGCGCAGTGCGCCTGTTTATGACCCGGATGCCCGATACCGGCGGCGCCAATCTGCGCCATGCCCGCGCGCATCGCGAGGTGATCCGGAAATTCGGGCGGTTTCCCTACCGCAATTCCGCGCTGAGCCGCACGATGGAGCGGCGCGAGAAACGCTGGCTGGATGAGACAGGCTACGCAGGCGAGTTGAACGCGCTCGACTAG
- the lpdA gene encoding dihydrolipoyl dehydrogenase: MAGKTYDMIVIGSGPGGYVSAIRGAQLGLSVAIVERENLGGICLNWGCIPTKAMLRSSEVFHLMERAKEFGLAAEKISYDLDAVVKRSRGVAKQLNTGVGHLMKKNKITVVMGEATIPGKGRVSVKTDKGTEELSAKNIVIATGARARELPGLEADGKRVWTYRHALVPPHMPKKLLVIGSGAIGIEFASFYNTLGADTTVVEVMDRILPVEDEEIAKIAKKSFDKQGMKIREKTTVTKLDRAEGKVTAHFEKAGKTETEEFDTVICAVGIVGNTEGLGLEALGVKVERTHVTTDPYCRTGVDGVYAIGDIAGAPWLAHKASHEGVMVAELIAGEGHPHPTDPQSIPGCTYCHPQIASVGLTEAKAKDAGYEIKVGRYPFIANGKAIALGETEGLVKTVFDAKTGELLGAHMVGAEVTEMIQGYVVGRKLETTEAELQDTVFAHPTLSEMMHESVLDAYGKALNF, from the coding sequence ATGGCCGGCAAGACATACGACATGATCGTCATCGGCTCGGGCCCGGGCGGCTACGTGTCAGCAATCCGCGGCGCGCAGCTGGGCCTGTCGGTGGCGATTGTCGAGCGCGAGAACCTGGGCGGGATTTGCCTGAACTGGGGCTGCATCCCGACCAAGGCGATGCTGCGCAGCTCGGAAGTGTTTCACCTGATGGAACGCGCCAAGGAATTCGGACTTGCCGCCGAGAAGATCAGCTACGATCTCGACGCGGTGGTGAAACGCTCCCGCGGAGTGGCCAAGCAGCTGAATACCGGCGTCGGCCATCTGATGAAGAAGAACAAGATCACGGTCGTCATGGGCGAAGCCACCATCCCCGGCAAGGGGCGCGTATCGGTGAAAACCGACAAAGGCACCGAAGAGCTGAGCGCCAAGAACATCGTCATTGCCACCGGCGCGCGCGCCCGCGAACTGCCCGGGCTGGAGGCTGACGGCAAACGGGTCTGGACCTACCGTCACGCGCTGGTGCCGCCGCATATGCCGAAGAAGTTGCTTGTCATCGGCTCCGGGGCGATCGGCATCGAATTCGCCAGCTTCTACAATACGCTGGGCGCGGACACGACCGTGGTCGAGGTGATGGACCGCATCCTGCCTGTCGAGGACGAAGAAATCGCGAAGATCGCCAAGAAGTCGTTCGACAAGCAGGGCATGAAGATCCGCGAGAAAACCACGGTCACGAAGCTCGACCGCGCCGAGGGCAAGGTCACCGCGCATTTCGAGAAGGCCGGCAAGACCGAAACCGAGGAATTCGACACCGTGATCTGTGCCGTCGGCATCGTCGGCAACACCGAAGGTCTGGGGCTCGAAGCGCTCGGCGTGAAGGTGGAGCGCACCCATGTTACCACCGATCCCTACTGCCGCACCGGCGTCGACGGGGTCTATGCCATCGGTGACATCGCGGGCGCGCCGTGGCTTGCCCATAAGGCCAGCCACGAAGGCGTCATGGTCGCCGAACTGATCGCGGGGGAGGGCCATCCGCACCCGACCGATCCGCAATCGATCCCCGGCTGCACCTACTGCCACCCGCAGATCGCCTCTGTCGGCCTGACCGAGGCCAAGGCCAAGGATGCAGGCTACGAGATCAAGGTCGGTCGCTACCCCTTCATCGCCAACGGCAAAGCCATCGCCCTCGGCGAAACCGAAGGCCTGGTGAAAACCGTATTCGATGCGAAAACCGGCGAGTTGCTAGGCGCACATATGGTCGGCGCCGAAGTGACCGAGATGATCCAAGGCTATGTCGTGGGCCGGAAGCTGGAAACCACCGAAGCCGAACTGCAAGACACCGTCTTCGCTCACCCGACGCTGAGCGAAATGATGCATGAATCGGTTCTGGACGCGTATGGCAAAGCGCTGAATTTCTGA
- the tatB gene encoding Sec-independent protein translocase protein TatB — MFDLGWSEMLVVGVVALIVVGPKELPGMFRTVGRFTGKAKAMAREFSRAMEDAANESGVKDVAADLNKLNRISSPRKMGTDAFKKATADLNPFNEDGKAPNPGDLDDDPAFVEGDDAERSAALADQQAASAAQMTDERAEQARLIREKSAEKAQARLDREAAAAQAELHAPATERADAPAADLAPAHDDDGQTRT; from the coding sequence ATGTTCGATCTAGGCTGGAGCGAAATGCTGGTGGTGGGCGTCGTCGCGCTTATCGTCGTGGGGCCCAAGGAACTGCCCGGCATGTTCCGCACCGTTGGCCGCTTTACCGGCAAGGCCAAGGCGATGGCGCGGGAGTTTTCCCGCGCTATGGAAGATGCGGCCAATGAGAGCGGGGTCAAGGATGTGGCCGCCGATCTCAATAAGCTCAACCGCATCTCCTCGCCGCGCAAGATGGGCACCGACGCTTTTAAAAAGGCGACCGCCGATCTCAACCCGTTCAACGAAGACGGCAAAGCCCCAAATCCCGGCGACCTGGACGACGATCCTGCATTCGTCGAAGGGGACGATGCCGAACGCAGTGCCGCGTTGGCCGATCAGCAGGCGGCCAGTGCCGCGCAGATGACCGACGAGCGCGCCGAACAGGCCCGCTTGATTCGCGAGAAATCCGCCGAGAAGGCACAGGCCCGGCTCGATCGCGAAGCGGCCGCCGCGCAGGCGGAGCTTCACGCCCCCGCAACAGAGCGCGCCGACGCGCCTGCGGCCGATCTCGCGCCTGCCCATGACGACGACGGACAAACCCGCACATGA